Within the candidate division KSB1 bacterium genome, the region TTGGGATCGGCGAGCAGATTGCGAATGCCGTCCGCCAGGGTGCGGGCGCGCCACTGCAACGCCTGCGCCACCACTTCATTGATGGCCGTGCAGATCAGGCCGAGCAGAAGATACACCAAAATCAAACCAATCGCAATCTCCAGGATTACCGAACCAAACATGGTTCTTGCCCTTCGCTGTCTGTGTGATCGGCCGCAAAGCGGGCTTTAACCGCTGGATCTTGCCCGGCAGCCGCAAGCGGGAGTTTATACTCGCAAGTCCAGGCGCTGGCGTAAGTGCTGAGCCACTTCGGCGCTGATGGCGGCCAGGCTTTGCGCCCCATCAATGATGACAAAGCGTTGTGCTTCGGCGGCAGCGAGCTGCAGATAGGCCTGGCGTACGCGGCGGTGGAATGCCTCATTCTCGCTTTCCAGCCGGTCTTTGGTGAGGCCATTGTGCTGCTGGCGGGCCTGCGCCACTTCCACCGGCACATCCAGGAGAAAGGTCAGATGTGGCAGCAGGCCCTGCGTGGCAAAGTGATTTACCGCACGGACGAAGTCGGGATCGAGACCGCGCCCGTGGCCCTGATAGACGGTGGTGGAATCGACGTAACGGTCGGCCACCACGATGCGGCCGGCGGCCAGTGCCGGCAGGATGCGTTCGCTGGTGATTTGGGCGCGGGCCGCAGAGTACAGCAGGAGCTCGGTGCGGTCATGCAGGCCGTGGTGGCGGGTGTCGAGCAGGATGCGGCGGATGGCTTCGGCAATCTCAACGCCACCGGGCTCGCGCACGAATTCGACCCCGGAGTATCCCGCCTGGCGCAGCCGGTCAACCAGGCGGCGGCTCTGCTCGCTTTTGCCGGAGCCATCGATGCCTTCAAAGGAGATGAAAAGGCCACTCATCAGTCAGGCTCGAACAATTCACAGTCACAAACTTTCACCGCGTGGGGGGCGGTGGCCGGCAGGGCGGTTACAGGTGCAGGAACTGCCATTTCCCGCGGCTGAAGCGCCAGAAATTGGCGGCGAAGCGGATGGTTTCATCGAACATGTGCACCAACCACACG harbors:
- the tmk gene encoding dTMP kinase, which encodes MSGLFISFEGIDGSGKSEQSRRLVDRLRQAGYSGVEFVREPGGVEIAEAIRRILLDTRHHGLHDRTELLLYSAARAQITSERILPALAAGRIVVADRYVDSTTVYQGHGRGLDPDFVRAVNHFATQGLLPHLTFLLDVPVEVAQARQQHNGLTKDRLESENEAFHRRVRQAYLQLAAAEAQRFVIIDGAQSLAAISAEVAQHLRQRLDLRV